A stretch of the Arthrobacter sp. PAMC 25486 genome encodes the following:
- the infA gene encoding translation initiation factor IF-1 translates to MAKKDGVIEIEGVVTEALPNAMFRVELTNKHIVLAHISGKMRQHYIRILPEDRVVVELSPYDLTRGRIVYRYK, encoded by the coding sequence ATGGCCAAGAAAGACGGGGTCATTGAGATCGAGGGCGTTGTGACGGAAGCGCTGCCCAACGCGATGTTTCGTGTTGAGCTGACGAACAAGCACATCGTTCTTGCCCATATCTCAGGAAAAATGCGCCAGCACTACATTCGTATCCTTCCTGAGGACCGAGTTGTGGTGGAGCTGAGCCCGTACGACCTTACCCGTGGTCGTATCGTCTACCGCTACAAATAA
- a CDS encoding adenylate kinase, producing MLIIGPPGSGKGTQAERICGELGIVAISTGDIFRANVKGETPLGIEAKKYIDNGDFVPDSVTNRMVRDRLAQSDVSEGFLLDGYPRTSPQVDELDDILASAGVKLDIVVQLTADDEELVKRLHGRALETGRSDDNEAVIRHRLDLYREQTEVVVSRYAERGILAKVDGLGEMDDVTARVMEAINKRQGKAA from the coding sequence ATGCTGATTATTGGACCTCCCGGGTCAGGCAAAGGCACACAGGCAGAACGCATCTGTGGAGAACTGGGCATTGTTGCCATCTCCACCGGTGACATCTTCCGCGCCAACGTCAAGGGTGAAACGCCGCTCGGTATTGAGGCGAAGAAGTACATCGACAACGGAGACTTCGTTCCTGACAGTGTCACCAACCGCATGGTTCGCGATCGGCTCGCACAGAGTGACGTCTCGGAAGGCTTCCTCCTGGACGGCTACCCGCGCACGTCCCCCCAAGTGGATGAACTGGATGACATTCTGGCCTCAGCCGGCGTCAAGCTCGACATTGTTGTCCAGCTGACAGCTGATGACGAAGAACTGGTTAAGCGCCTGCACGGGCGGGCCCTGGAAACCGGGCGCAGCGATGACAACGAAGCAGTCATCCGCCACCGTCTGGATCTCTATCGCGAACAAACTGAGGTTGTGGTGTCACGCTATGCGGAGCGCGGCATTCTGGCCAAGGTTGACGGTCTCGGTGAAATGGACGACGTGACAGCGCGTGTCATGGAAGCCATCAATAAGCGCCAGGGCAAAGCCGCCTAA
- the secY gene encoding preprotein translocase subunit SecY, giving the protein MLTAFGRAFRTPDLRRKLLFTLGILAIFRMGAFIPSPGIDYRNVQQCVNAADTSQGIYQLVNLFSGGALLQVSIFALGIMPYITASIIVQLLRVVIPRFQELHLEGAQGQGQLTQYTRYLTIALGLLNATTLVTLARSGQLFAGCGAAGTPGALIPNDNLITILLLIITLTAGSGLIMWMGELVTEKGVGNGMSLLIFVAIAAMFPTSLGAILKTQGWGTFLTVMAIGLLVVALVVFVEQSQRRIPVQYAKRMVGRRTMGGTSTYIPIKVNMAGVIPVIFASSMLYLPALVAQFATPANSTDIPVWIEWINNYLTRGDHPIYMLLYFLLTIGFTYFYVAITFNPEEVSDNMKKYGGFIPGIRAGRPTQDYLQYVISRITLPGSMYLGIVALIPLIALVMVGANQNFPFGGTSILIVVGVGLETVKQIDAQLQQRHYEGLLR; this is encoded by the coding sequence TTGCTTACCGCATTTGGCCGCGCCTTTCGCACGCCTGATCTGCGACGCAAGTTGTTGTTCACGCTGGGAATTCTTGCCATCTTCCGAATGGGTGCTTTCATCCCATCGCCTGGAATTGATTACCGCAACGTCCAACAGTGTGTGAATGCTGCTGACACCAGTCAGGGCATCTACCAGCTTGTTAACTTGTTCAGCGGCGGCGCCTTGCTGCAGGTTTCCATCTTTGCGCTGGGAATCATGCCCTACATCACCGCCAGCATCATCGTTCAGCTGCTGCGTGTAGTGATCCCCCGTTTCCAGGAACTTCATCTTGAAGGTGCCCAGGGCCAGGGACAGCTGACCCAGTACACGCGTTACCTCACCATCGCCTTGGGACTGCTCAACGCCACCACGTTGGTGACACTGGCACGCTCCGGGCAGCTCTTTGCCGGCTGTGGTGCTGCGGGAACTCCCGGTGCCTTGATTCCCAATGACAACCTGATCACGATCCTGCTGCTCATCATCACCTTGACCGCCGGTTCCGGCTTGATCATGTGGATGGGTGAGCTCGTCACCGAAAAGGGTGTCGGCAACGGCATGTCCTTGCTGATCTTCGTGGCCATTGCGGCCATGTTCCCCACCTCCTTGGGCGCCATCCTGAAGACCCAGGGCTGGGGCACGTTCCTGACCGTCATGGCCATCGGCCTGCTCGTTGTGGCACTCGTTGTTTTCGTTGAGCAGTCGCAGCGCCGCATCCCCGTGCAGTACGCCAAGCGCATGGTTGGCCGACGCACCATGGGAGGCACCAGCACCTACATTCCCATCAAGGTGAACATGGCCGGTGTTATCCCTGTTATCTTCGCCTCGTCCATGCTTTACCTGCCGGCCCTCGTTGCCCAGTTCGCCACCCCGGCCAACAGCACCGACATTCCGGTATGGATTGAATGGATCAACAATTACCTCACGCGTGGCGATCACCCGATCTACATGCTGCTGTACTTCCTGTTGACCATTGGCTTCACGTACTTCTATGTTGCGATCACCTTTAACCCTGAAGAAGTGTCCGACAACATGAAGAAGTACGGTGGGTTCATCCCCGGCATCCGTGCCGGTCGTCCCACCCAGGATTACCTGCAATACGTTATTTCACGCATCACGCTCCCGGGCTCAATGTACTTGGGTATTGTCGCCTTGATTCCGCTCATCGCCTTGGTGATGGTGGGTGCCAACCAGAACTTCCCGTTCGGCGGCACCTCCATCCTCATTGTGGTTGGTGTTGGTTTGGAGACGGTCAAGCAGATTGATGCGCAACTCCAGCAACGTCACTACGAAGGGCTACTGCGATGA
- a CDS encoding carbohydrate ABC transporter permease produces MSQLATTAGTVRQALLRDRDQNPVVQRKRRTPWKSWLLFLLFAGPNVALLIIFTYKPLLQSLQYSLLQWNIGSATARFVGLDNYASWFTDPSTANVVRVTVIFTLATVVGGMVLGLSLALLLNRKLRGTGLARTVVVAPYVLSGVAVGLLWLFVFDPNFGVLGAILKGIGVGSPDWYNDPAWALPMLITVYLWKNVGYVALIYLAALQAVPKDLMEAATLDGAGAFASFRNVVLPLLGPTTFFLSVTTLLSSLQSFDIIQAMTKGGPLEGTTTMMYQIYQEGFATGRAGYSSAIATILFFVLLVITAVQMLFIQKKVHY; encoded by the coding sequence ATGTCACAACTAGCAACAACCGCCGGTACCGTCCGGCAAGCCCTGCTGCGAGACCGGGACCAGAATCCGGTAGTGCAGCGCAAACGCCGCACACCATGGAAATCATGGTTGCTGTTCCTGCTCTTTGCCGGACCCAATGTGGCCCTGCTGATCATCTTCACCTACAAGCCGCTCCTGCAGTCCCTGCAGTATTCGCTGCTGCAGTGGAATATTGGTTCCGCCACCGCACGATTTGTGGGTCTGGACAACTACGCCAGCTGGTTCACTGACCCCTCAACTGCCAACGTGGTGCGGGTGACGGTCATCTTCACCCTTGCCACTGTGGTGGGCGGCATGGTGCTGGGACTCTCGCTGGCGCTCCTGCTGAACCGAAAGCTTCGCGGCACCGGCCTGGCCCGCACGGTAGTTGTCGCACCATATGTCTTATCCGGAGTCGCCGTCGGACTTCTGTGGCTCTTTGTCTTCGACCCCAACTTTGGGGTGCTCGGGGCAATTTTGAAGGGCATCGGGGTGGGCTCACCGGACTGGTATAACGACCCCGCATGGGCGCTACCCATGCTCATCACCGTGTACTTATGGAAAAACGTGGGGTACGTGGCGTTGATCTATCTGGCCGCCCTGCAGGCTGTGCCGAAGGACCTGATGGAAGCCGCAACGCTGGATGGTGCCGGCGCCTTCGCGAGTTTCCGCAACGTGGTCCTGCCGCTGCTGGGGCCCACCACATTCTTCTTATCCGTCACCACGCTGCTCAGTTCGCTACAGTCCTTTGACATCATTCAGGCCATGACCAAGGGCGGCCCCTTGGAAGGCACCACCACCATGATGTACCAGATCTACCAGGAAGGATTCGCCACGGGGCGGGCCGGCTATTCCTCGGCAATCGCCACGATCCTGTTCTTCGTCCTGCTGGTGATCACCGCGGTGCAAATGCTGTTTATCCAAAAGAAGGTCCACTACTAA
- the rpmJ gene encoding 50S ribosomal protein L36, with product MKVKPSVKQICDKCKVIRRNGRVMVICENPRHKQRQG from the coding sequence ATGAAGGTCAAGCCGAGCGTCAAGCAGATCTGCGATAAGTGCAAGGTGATTCGCCGTAACGGTCGAGTCATGGTGATCTGCGAGAACCCGCGCCACAAGCAGCGCCAGGGCTAA
- a CDS encoding DNA-directed RNA polymerase subunit alpha: MLIAQRPTLSEEVVSENRSRFVIEPLEPGFGYTLGNSLRRTLLSSIPGAAVTSIRLDGVLHEFTTVPGVKEDVTEIILNIKGLSVSSEHDEPVVAYLRKQGPGVVTAADIAPPAGVEFHNPDMHIATLNSKGKFELELTIERGRGYVSAAQNKNVDQEIGRIPVDSIYSPVLKVTFRVEATRVEQRTDFDKLIVDVETKQAISPRDAIASAGTTLVELFGLARELNTAAEGIEIGPSPTDAALAADMALPIEDLDLTVRSYNCLKREGIHSVGELVARSEADLMDIRNFGAKSIDEVKAKLVELGLSLKDSPPGFDLAARAAALDENDDAFGDDEL, from the coding sequence GTGCTCATTGCACAGCGCCCCACCCTATCTGAAGAAGTAGTTTCCGAGAATCGCTCACGGTTTGTTATCGAACCGCTGGAGCCAGGCTTCGGTTACACCCTGGGAAATTCCCTGCGTCGGACCCTGTTGTCCTCCATCCCTGGCGCTGCTGTCACCAGCATCCGCCTCGATGGTGTACTGCACGAGTTCACCACGGTTCCCGGTGTTAAGGAAGATGTCACTGAGATCATCCTGAACATCAAGGGACTCTCCGTGTCTTCGGAGCATGACGAGCCCGTCGTCGCCTACCTGCGCAAGCAGGGCCCCGGCGTTGTTACGGCTGCTGACATTGCTCCTCCGGCCGGAGTGGAATTCCACAACCCTGACATGCACATTGCCACACTGAACTCGAAGGGCAAGTTCGAACTCGAGCTGACCATCGAGCGCGGCCGCGGCTACGTTTCAGCAGCTCAGAACAAGAACGTAGATCAGGAGATCGGCCGCATCCCGGTTGACTCCATCTACTCACCCGTTCTGAAGGTGACCTTCCGTGTGGAAGCAACCCGTGTTGAACAGCGCACTGACTTTGACAAGCTGATTGTCGATGTAGAGACCAAGCAGGCCATCTCCCCGCGGGATGCCATTGCCTCTGCCGGCACCACGCTGGTTGAACTGTTCGGATTGGCCCGCGAGCTCAACACCGCGGCTGAAGGCATTGAGATTGGCCCGTCCCCGACGGACGCCGCTCTTGCCGCAGACATGGCCCTGCCGATCGAGGATCTGGACCTGACGGTTCGTTCCTACAACTGCCTCAAGCGTGAGGGCATCCACTCCGTGGGTGAACTCGTTGCTCGCTCCGAGGCTGACCTGATGGACATTCGCAACTTTGGTGCGAAGTCCATTGACGAGGTAAAAGCAAAGCTGGTTGAGCTTGGTCTGTCCCTGAAGGATTCCCCTCCAGGATTCGATCTGGCCGCCCGTGCCGCAGCCCTTGACGAGAACGACGACGCATTTGGCGACGACGAACTCTAA
- a CDS encoding ABC transporter substrate-binding protein — protein sequence MNASPFANMNRRQLLQLVALVGGAGALAACGGPAVGEAGGAATDTATDWAAVTPAKEITWWSNHPGTSKDIESEIIKRFTAESGIKVNLVTAGANYDEVAQKFQAASGSSNVPDLVIASDVWWFRYMINGQILPMDQLAKHLDFGTEDFNTTLYNDYEFADSHWAVPYARSTPLFYYNKAVWEKAGLPDRAPKTWTEFDEWAPKIQSATDVMPLGLGKGTSWTAWWFCNMLWGAGGAYSKDWTMTLDTPEALEAAKYLQTIIYDNKTAAVTANDQVADFGAGLTGCTISSTGSLSGILASSKFEVGTGFLPEGSQGPACPTGGTGLAIPAGISPEQQLAAGMFLKFLTNAENTAYFSSNTGYMPVRTSALEGATMKAVYAKTPQFRTAVDQLAGTRVQDWGRVFVPNGDKDLTTALEKIMLQQGDPAEAFATAAASITKSYEENVKSYL from the coding sequence ATGAACGCATCACCCTTTGCAAACATGAACCGCCGCCAGCTGCTCCAACTTGTAGCCCTCGTAGGCGGCGCCGGAGCCCTGGCAGCCTGTGGGGGACCCGCCGTCGGCGAGGCCGGCGGGGCCGCAACGGACACCGCCACCGACTGGGCGGCTGTGACTCCCGCCAAGGAGATCACCTGGTGGTCCAACCACCCCGGCACCTCCAAGGACATTGAGTCCGAGATCATCAAGCGCTTCACAGCTGAGAGCGGCATCAAGGTCAACCTGGTCACCGCCGGTGCCAACTATGACGAAGTTGCCCAGAAGTTCCAGGCGGCATCGGGCTCCAGTAACGTTCCCGACCTGGTGATTGCCAGCGACGTCTGGTGGTTCCGCTACATGATCAACGGCCAGATCCTGCCAATGGACCAGCTGGCCAAGCACCTGGATTTCGGCACCGAGGACTTCAACACCACGCTCTACAACGACTATGAGTTCGCGGATTCACACTGGGCTGTGCCCTACGCCCGATCCACACCGCTGTTCTACTACAACAAGGCGGTGTGGGAAAAGGCCGGGCTGCCCGACCGTGCCCCGAAGACCTGGACCGAATTTGATGAATGGGCGCCCAAGATCCAGTCTGCAACCGATGTTATGCCGTTGGGCCTGGGCAAAGGCACCTCATGGACCGCGTGGTGGTTCTGCAACATGTTGTGGGGTGCAGGTGGTGCGTACTCCAAGGATTGGACCATGACCCTTGACACGCCCGAAGCCCTGGAAGCCGCGAAGTACCTGCAGACGATCATTTACGACAACAAAACCGCGGCAGTGACCGCCAACGACCAGGTGGCAGACTTTGGTGCCGGCCTCACCGGGTGCACCATCTCCTCCACGGGATCGCTCAGCGGCATCCTGGCCTCGTCCAAGTTTGAGGTTGGCACCGGTTTCCTTCCCGAGGGCTCCCAAGGCCCGGCCTGCCCCACTGGCGGCACCGGCCTGGCCATCCCAGCCGGGATATCGCCGGAACAACAACTTGCCGCGGGCATGTTCCTGAAGTTCCTGACCAACGCCGAGAACACTGCATATTTCTCCTCCAACACCGGGTACATGCCGGTGCGCACCTCCGCCCTCGAAGGCGCAACGATGAAGGCCGTCTACGCCAAGACGCCACAGTTCCGCACGGCAGTGGACCAGCTCGCAGGGACCCGCGTCCAGGACTGGGGTCGGGTGTTTGTTCCCAACGGGGACAAGGACCTGACCACGGCACTGGAGAAGATCATGCTGCAGCAGGGCGATCCGGCCGAGGCCTTCGCCACAGCGGCGGCTTCGATCACGAAGTCCTATGAAGAGAACGTCAAAAGCTACCTCTAG
- the rpsM gene encoding 30S ribosomal protein S13, which translates to MARLAGVDLPREKRLEVALTYIYGVGKTRAKKVLADTGISPDVRVKDLSDAELVQLRDNIEGNYKVEGDLRREVAADIRRKVEIGSYQGIRHRRGMPVHGQRTKTNARTRKGPKRTVAGKKKAGR; encoded by the coding sequence ATGGCACGTCTCGCTGGCGTAGACCTTCCCCGCGAAAAGCGGCTGGAAGTAGCGCTTACATACATCTACGGCGTGGGCAAGACCCGTGCAAAGAAAGTCTTGGCAGACACGGGAATCTCCCCGGACGTCCGCGTTAAGGACCTTTCTGACGCTGAACTCGTTCAGTTGCGTGACAACATCGAGGGTAACTACAAGGTTGAGGGTGACCTTCGCCGCGAAGTAGCAGCTGATATCCGCCGCAAGGTAGAAATCGGCAGCTACCAGGGTATCCGCCACCGTCGTGGCATGCCCGTGCATGGCCAGCGCACGAAGACCAACGCACGCACCCGCAAGGGTCCGAAGCGTACCGTCGCAGGCAAGAAGAAGGCCGGCAGGTAG
- a CDS encoding glycerophosphodiester phosphodiesterase family protein, translated as MPIYAHRGVSAHLPENTLAAFARAIELGVAGIELDVQLSADNVPVVIHDDTADRTTNGTGHITEFTAHQLGLLDAGAGQFVPTLAQVLNLAAGKLRVNIELKDSNSAGPVAEVIAGVRNLDWFASSADWDALTEIRHQAPGAKIYPLCVGNFEKMQPLLPEGVGKDEFAGRDLAAAIEFALNNGGEGVSIWEAGLDREDIERIHAAGLQAWVWTINDPIRAQSLLDMGADGICTDDPELLQGLRLAVHGIPATAAIVGS; from the coding sequence ATGCCCATCTATGCCCACAGAGGCGTTTCAGCACATCTCCCGGAGAATACACTGGCCGCTTTTGCCCGTGCCATTGAACTGGGCGTTGCCGGGATTGAACTGGATGTACAGCTGTCAGCGGACAACGTTCCCGTGGTGATCCATGACGACACCGCAGACCGAACCACCAACGGAACCGGGCACATTACCGAGTTCACTGCCCATCAACTGGGACTGCTCGACGCCGGTGCCGGCCAGTTCGTTCCCACCCTTGCCCAGGTGCTGAACCTTGCCGCCGGAAAGCTGCGCGTCAACATCGAGCTCAAAGACTCAAACTCCGCCGGCCCGGTTGCCGAGGTCATCGCCGGAGTGCGGAACCTCGACTGGTTTGCATCATCGGCAGATTGGGACGCCCTGACCGAAATTCGCCACCAGGCACCCGGCGCCAAGATCTACCCGCTGTGTGTGGGGAACTTTGAGAAGATGCAGCCGCTGCTTCCCGAAGGCGTAGGCAAGGATGAGTTTGCAGGCCGGGATCTCGCAGCAGCCATTGAATTTGCGCTCAACAACGGTGGCGAGGGTGTATCCATCTGGGAAGCCGGACTGGACCGGGAAGACATTGAGCGTATCCACGCTGCCGGTCTGCAGGCTTGGGTCTGGACCATCAACGACCCGATCAGGGCACAGAGCTTGCTTGACATGGGCGCCGACGGAATCTGCACCGACGATCCCGAACTGCTGCAGGGGCTACGACTCGCTGTCCATGGGATCCCTGCAACTGCTGCCATAGTGGGCAGCTAG
- a CDS encoding P1 family peptidase codes for MSGNSRTESTPSSYGAITEVPGIRVGQAQRRSDGWLTGVSVVIPPPGTIGSVDVRGGGPGTHETDALDPSTMVPTVDAVALTGGSAYGLAAAGGVQRWCEENGRGFPVPGGVVPIVPAAAIFDLGRGGDFSARPTPDMGYEAALDAAGSTDGADVVRGNVGAGTGAAIGAGNFKGGLGTAAVRLTGENAHIVVGALAVVNAAGVPWQPGAPSPMVGEGLNTTLVVVATNATLTVAQAKRTATAAHAGMARALNPVHTLADGDTIFALATCAEVLVPHSVVPIAALIELQSAAAEAVRLAILDGVAEAEGVATPAGFLPPYPAGTAQGSI; via the coding sequence ATGTCAGGCAACAGTAGAACAGAGTCCACGCCAAGCAGCTACGGAGCCATCACCGAGGTCCCCGGCATCCGGGTGGGGCAGGCCCAGCGACGCAGTGACGGCTGGTTGACCGGCGTCAGCGTGGTGATACCCCCGCCGGGAACCATCGGCTCGGTCGATGTCCGCGGCGGCGGCCCCGGAACACACGAAACAGATGCCTTGGATCCATCCACCATGGTCCCCACGGTGGACGCCGTTGCCTTGACAGGCGGCAGTGCGTACGGACTCGCCGCAGCCGGGGGAGTGCAGCGCTGGTGTGAGGAGAATGGCCGAGGTTTCCCCGTGCCCGGCGGTGTCGTGCCGATCGTGCCGGCCGCAGCCATCTTCGACTTGGGCCGCGGTGGCGACTTTTCCGCCCGACCCACCCCGGACATGGGGTACGAAGCGGCACTTGACGCCGCTGGCTCCACTGACGGGGCCGACGTCGTACGTGGCAATGTAGGCGCCGGGACCGGGGCGGCGATTGGGGCCGGCAACTTCAAGGGCGGACTGGGCACAGCAGCGGTGCGGCTCACGGGTGAGAATGCCCACATAGTTGTCGGCGCCCTCGCGGTTGTGAACGCGGCTGGCGTCCCGTGGCAGCCCGGTGCGCCATCGCCCATGGTGGGGGAGGGGCTAAACACGACACTGGTGGTGGTGGCAACAAATGCCACACTCACGGTGGCGCAAGCCAAGCGCACGGCCACTGCTGCCCATGCCGGGATGGCGCGGGCGCTGAACCCCGTGCATACGCTGGCTGACGGGGACACCATCTTTGCGCTCGCCACCTGTGCAGAGGTGCTCGTGCCCCACTCGGTCGTGCCCATAGCCGCGCTGATCGAACTGCAAAGCGCTGCTGCCGAGGCCGTGAGGTTGGCGATTCTTGATGGTGTTGCCGAGGCGGAGGGCGTCGCAACGCCGGCAGGATTTCTGCCCCCGTACCCTGCTGGCACGGCGCAGGGGTCAATTTAA
- a CDS encoding carbohydrate ABC transporter permease codes for MPPWPDAGEAGPAITQAPKGRKPRIGGYLMMLLAVAVMVLPLVWMLLASFKERDEIYTVPIQWLPESFDLSNYVGALAAVPFGNFFINSMITTVVGATLKIALGLTTAYAVVFLEFPFKKFVFGLVVFALLVPQQIVIIPNYTLISDLGWINTYQGLILPGLASAFGTFLFRQHFLTLPMSVLEAAALDGASHWTRLWRFVVPISAPTIAAVALVSIVSEWNEYLWPLLVVDKAEMMTLPVGLTLLQNNDGVTNWGVLMAGTVLITVPVLIVFFLLQRRIVTGLTSGAVTG; via the coding sequence ATGCCCCCCTGGCCCGATGCCGGGGAAGCCGGACCAGCAATAACGCAAGCGCCAAAGGGGCGCAAACCCCGGATCGGTGGCTATCTCATGATGCTGCTGGCCGTGGCCGTGATGGTCCTGCCGCTTGTCTGGATGCTGCTTGCCAGTTTCAAAGAGCGCGATGAGATCTACACCGTGCCAATCCAGTGGCTGCCGGAGTCCTTCGACCTGTCCAACTATGTTGGCGCACTCGCCGCCGTGCCTTTCGGCAACTTCTTCATCAACTCGATGATCACCACAGTGGTCGGTGCCACGCTGAAGATTGCGCTGGGTCTAACCACCGCCTACGCCGTGGTGTTCCTGGAGTTTCCCTTTAAGAAGTTTGTTTTCGGCCTCGTGGTCTTCGCGCTTCTGGTGCCGCAGCAGATTGTCATCATCCCCAACTACACGTTGATCTCCGACCTGGGCTGGATCAACACCTACCAGGGCCTGATCCTGCCGGGACTGGCCAGCGCCTTTGGCACCTTCCTGTTCCGCCAGCACTTTCTGACGCTGCCGATGTCCGTTCTGGAAGCAGCAGCGCTCGACGGTGCGAGCCATTGGACCCGCCTCTGGCGCTTTGTCGTGCCGATCTCGGCCCCGACCATCGCAGCGGTGGCGCTGGTGTCCATCGTCTCCGAATGGAACGAATACCTGTGGCCCCTGCTGGTGGTGGACAAGGCCGAAATGATGACGCTCCCCGTGGGCTTGACCTTGCTGCAGAACAACGACGGCGTCACCAACTGGGGCGTACTCATGGCCGGCACGGTGCTCATCACAGTGCCCGTGCTGATCGTCTTCTTCCTGCTGCAGCGCCGCATCGTCACAGGGCTCACGTCGGGCGCAGTGACCGGCTAA
- the rplQ gene encoding 50S ribosomal protein L17: MPTPAKGPRLGGGAAHERLMLANLSASLFEHKRITTTLTKAKRLSPYAERLVTFAKRGDLASRRRVLGLISDKGIVHELFTDIAKAVENREGGYTRITKIGNRKGDNAPMAVIELVLEPVSAKQAVVKEATAAAAKAAPVEEAPVEEVVETEVVADEAAAEESK, from the coding sequence ATGCCTACACCCGCCAAGGGTCCCCGCCTCGGAGGCGGAGCGGCTCACGAGCGTTTGATGCTCGCGAACCTTTCTGCTTCGCTCTTTGAGCACAAGCGGATCACCACCACTTTGACCAAGGCTAAGCGCCTGAGCCCCTACGCAGAGCGACTGGTAACTTTCGCAAAGCGTGGCGACTTGGCTTCACGCCGCCGCGTTCTCGGCCTGATCAGCGACAAGGGCATTGTCCATGAGCTGTTCACCGACATCGCCAAGGCTGTGGAGAACCGTGAAGGCGGTTACACCCGCATCACCAAGATCGGCAACCGCAAGGGCGACAACGCTCCCATGGCTGTCATCGAGCTCGTTCTGGAACCGGTCAGCGCCAAGCAGGCCGTTGTGAAGGAAGCAACCGCTGCTGCCGCCAAGGCTGCCCCGGTTGAAGAAGCTCCGGTCGAAGAAGTTGTCGAGACCGAAGTTGTAGCTGACGAAGCTGCTGCTGAAGAGTCCAAGTAA
- the rpsK gene encoding 30S ribosomal protein S11, whose product MPPKTRGAVRKPRRKDKKNIALGQAHIKSTFNNTIVSITDPNGAVISWASAGEVGFKGSRKSTPYAAQMAAEAAAKRAQEHGLRKVDVFVKGPGSGRETAIRSLQAAGLEVGSISDVTPSAHNGCRPPKRRRV is encoded by the coding sequence ATGCCCCCAAAGACTCGTGGAGCGGTTCGTAAGCCGCGTCGCAAGGATAAAAAGAATATTGCGCTGGGCCAGGCGCACATCAAGAGCACCTTTAACAACACCATCGTTTCCATCACGGATCCGAACGGTGCAGTCATTTCATGGGCTTCTGCCGGTGAAGTTGGCTTCAAGGGCTCGCGCAAGTCGACTCCGTACGCTGCACAGATGGCTGCTGAAGCAGCTGCCAAGCGCGCACAGGAGCACGGACTGCGCAAGGTTGACGTTTTCGTAAAGGGTCCGGGCTCGGGCCGCGAAACGGCGATCCGTTCACTGCAGGCTGCTGGTCTTGAGGTTGGCTCCATCTCGGATGTCACCCCCAGCGCCCACAACGGCTGCCGTCCGCCCAAGCGCCGTCGCGTCTAA
- the map gene encoding type I methionyl aminopeptidase, whose product MAFGQQKIEYKTIDQMRIMRRSGLILDAALKTTIAAVSPGVTTGELDAIFAAELKKAGATSNFLGYYDFPATICTSVNEEVVHGIPGARVLEAGDLLSIDGGAIVEGWHSDSARSVIVGGPAAEDPADRRLSDITEESMWRGIAAMASAKYVGDIGDAIDDYVTSQPGPELAILEDYVGHGIGSAMHMPPDVLNYASKHRGPKLKPGMCLALEPMLVRGGLETVTLEDDWTVVTTDKSRAAHWEHSVAVHSKGIWVLTADDGGAERLAPWGVTPVPLD is encoded by the coding sequence ATGGCATTCGGCCAACAAAAAATTGAATACAAGACCATCGACCAAATGCGCATCATGCGCCGCAGCGGACTCATCCTTGACGCCGCCCTGAAAACCACCATTGCTGCTGTGTCCCCGGGTGTGACCACGGGCGAGCTCGACGCCATCTTCGCAGCCGAGCTGAAGAAAGCCGGAGCCACCTCCAACTTCCTCGGCTACTACGACTTCCCGGCAACCATCTGCACCTCGGTCAATGAGGAAGTCGTTCACGGCATTCCCGGGGCCCGCGTGTTGGAGGCTGGCGACCTGCTCTCCATCGACGGCGGCGCCATCGTCGAAGGCTGGCACTCCGACTCCGCCCGCAGCGTCATCGTGGGCGGCCCCGCCGCCGAGGACCCCGCCGACCGCCGCCTCTCCGACATCACCGAAGAGAGCATGTGGCGCGGCATTGCCGCCATGGCGTCCGCCAAATACGTCGGCGACATCGGCGACGCCATCGATGACTACGTCACCTCCCAGCCCGGGCCGGAACTCGCGATCCTGGAAGACTACGTGGGCCACGGCATTGGATCCGCCATGCACATGCCCCCGGACGTACTGAACTATGCCTCCAAGCACCGCGGCCCCAAGCTCAAGCCCGGCATGTGCCTGGCGCTGGAGCCCATGCTGGTCCGCGGCGGCCTCGAGACGGTCACACTCGAGGACGATTGGACTGTTGTCACCACCGACAAGTCCCGCGCCGCCCACTGGGAACACTCCGTTGCGGTCCACAGCAAGGGCATCTGGGTTCTCACAGCAGACGACGGCGGTGCGGAGCGTCTCGCGCCGTGGGGCGTCACCCCGGTCCCGCTGGACTAG